The genomic interval cgtacaactctcccatttggacactgaaaatataccccaaaacatctctttttgctcattctaatcatatgacaaacgattcatcaatgatataatgttgtgaaacctctgtacttgtcatctcataaagagaacacctcaccttgtgatagactctataaaagtgagaatataagtgaaataagtactaaagtaatgagggagttgtacgtgtgtgatatcacagatcttggtcgcattgccgttgggaggatctacatggcactagtgatctcaatattcgaatgctcataactttcttattattcattcaatcttcctcaaactttcaacaatatgtttctttgatttttctctttgatatggattcagctggtttcaagggtttcattctcctttaatttcacTGTTTTATTAGTGGACACTTCAAACAATCCACAATCATCTTGAAGGCAAATTAATGAAGGTTACCCCGGGAAGGGAACCATGGATAGACTGTCTCAAAAAGTCCTCATGCGTACAAATTTGATAGTTCTTGccgcaagggggggggggggggggctattaaAGTATCTGATTTTACATTCATACAACACAATAAACTTCCCTTTTAAGAATTAACACTCAtaattgtataggcctactaaataaatcaaatatatatatatatattgaaaaatgaaaagatcaatcatcaattttgaaatattgatgaGACTCTGCTTTGCGTTAAACTGACTCAGACATCTTGAAATGAGAATGATACGGACGATGCCAGGGGTAGATGAAGAATGCTATCCGGCAGGGCTTCAAAATTTGGGGAATATGctgttgaataaatgaatattaatagtTACAGATGATGAATTATTAGAATTAGTGATGTATTGATCAAAATACACTTTAAAACAATTTCATATCTGTCAAACGAAGCAAACTTTATATCAGActgatattttgagaaaattgtTGGGATAAACTGAAAACGCACCTTTACCCTGTATTTTCGTTGCTTTAGGAGAATGTACCAGTGAAAAGGATTCAAATGCTTACGAAGTGAATTCAGGGAGATTATGGCTTCAAAACAGGCGACTGTATCGTTCAGGaaaatagagagggagagagtctGGCAGGGGAGATAAGAAGACAGCAAGTTGATTTGACCAAGTAAGAATTTGATAAGGAAATCTGGACAATGATTTATGACAATTACTAATAAAGAAAAACTTACAATTTGCAAATATCCTGGTCAGAAAAATCCAGCACTCAATAAATCCAAACACCAACAAAACTCCCAATGACGTTGACCTAGACAAATttagagaaaaataataagagGCATTTGcctatttgatgaaaaattatgacTTGTGTACAGGTTATCCTGTAACattaattgtttgttttgtataaCACAATTTTGCATTACAGAATAAATCCATGTCAAACTCAATTTCCTGGTACATAATAAATAACACTCTGAACACCAAACAGGTGCCATACCCGGTCCCGCTATAGCTGCATTGCGGGATGCACTAGTCATGGAGCTACTCCATCTCTCCGAGGTGTGAAATTTACAATGTTTGGAATCTAGACAGCACATGCCACAAAATGTGCTTTTCTCCTCAATGATAATACGTACACATAGCTCGCTACTTGCTGGTTTTTATTATGGGGTGCTCTGtagaattaattttcatttttaaagtacattgtgcattttagaaataaaatcattggtTATTGGAGAATAAAAAACGTATGTAGATAAAAAATGAACTCGGATATCAACATAACAAGTACGTTCACACTATTTTAAAATTGGAACATTGGCGAAATGCAGATGTCATCTGTTTGTGTGATTTCCAACGGGAAGTCAATAAAGGAGAGAGGGGGCAACAATAAATATGGAACATGAAGTCAAAGTCCAACGCCAACACTGTAAAAACTCCAAATAGCATCAACCTGCAtgggctgaaaaaaaaatacaaagactttttaaatttgaattttagtATTGACAATGTcatccatttttgtctcacctgcatagcagagtgagactataggcgccgcttttccgacggcggcggcggcgacggcggcggcgacggcggcggcggcgtcaacaccaaatcttaacctgaggttaagtttttgaaatgacagcataacttagaaagtatatggacctagttcatgaaacttggccataaggttaatcaagtattactgaacatcctgcctgagtttcatgtcacatgaccaaggtcaaaggtcatttagggtcaatgaacttagaccatgttgggggaatcaacatcaaaatcttaacctaaggttaagtttttgaaatgtcatcataacttagaaaatatatggacctagttcatgaaacttatacataaggttaatcaagtatcactgaacatcctgcatgagtttcacatcacatgaccaaggtcaaaggtcatttagggtcaatgaactttggccgaattgggggtatctgttgaattaccatcataactttgaaagtttatggatctgattcatgaaacttggacataatagtaatcaagtattactgaacatcctgtgcaagtttcaggtcacatgatcaaggtcaaaggtcatttagggtcaatgaactttggccaaattggggtatttgttgaattacagccataaatttgaaagtgtgttggtctagttcataaaacttggacataatagtaatcaagtatcactgaacatcctgtgcgagtttcaggtcacatgatcaaggtcaaaggtcatgtaaggtcaaagaactttggccacgttgggggtatttgttgaattgccatcatatctctataagtgtattggtctagttcataaaacgtggaaataagagtaaccaagtatcactgaacatcttgtgcgagttatagtagttttcaaaatcagcactgctgctatattgaatcgcgtgatgcaggtgagacggccagaggcattccacttgttttatataGAAAATTAAGTTTTCTTTCCGCCCAAACTGAGAAAAGGAGAGACATAGTATGACAGAAACATGAATTGAGGTCATTGCAAATGATTATTAtggattattattttctttgtactGACCTTGGACAACAGAGAAAAATTGAAGATCTGGTTATCAGaagaaattattcaaaatataattttattgagGAAATTGGCAGAGGCTTACCTTTTTTGTTAAAGTTGTGATCAGTAATGTCATAAAAGTCCAATTGTTTATCAAGATAATCCAGTTTGGTTAAAAATGCTGAACAATGAACACTATGAAGAAAACTGATTTCTTTGCAAAGTTCAATCATGGAATTATTAATCAATAACTGATCCTCTCTGATTATTATTGGAAGTCACTGTCTGAAGATGACCATTGGAAGTCTGACTTTCCGTAAGATGGTTGCTTAGCAACTGTAGTTGCTTGTTTCCTCATCATTATTCGCTTAAATCCATATGGATGGAGGAGAGTACCGGTCCTAACGCTCTTTGTTGGTTTCTTCTTGCCTCGTGATTTTGACCCATGGCTTGTGACAGATTTCCTCGACTTTGGAATGCAATGAGGAGGAAAAATACAGTGGCGTTTGACAGAAGTATCTTCCGGCATCGTTGGGGTGGTTGGAGAAGCTGGGATGGGAGATGCAAGAGTTTGATGGTAAGAAGTGGAAGGGCCATGGTCATCAGGCATATCAGGTACACTGGAAATGCTTGCAGATGCTGGTGGGTCCAATTGGAGGTTCATGTTTGCCTCATCTTTCCTTATCACTTGGTCTTCTTTCTGCTTAGCTGACCAGGAGTCGAACAGGGATTGGTGCACTTCAAGGGACGGCTTGCAATGGAGGGTGTAATACTGAGTGATGAGAGAAAACATTGCCTCCAGGATGTTACCTCTTCCCATGATAACTCTATTTCTCCAGATTATCTCGCTCAGATGTCCTTCaaagttgccaatgctgttccATTGATACGCCTTAAATGCTCCTTAGCGATTTTCCACGAGCCCTCGATTGTGTTTGTATGGACCACAGTCTTTTCCCCTGTTGCAAGATCTTGGTATACTTGTTTGAATGAGCTCTTATGTTCAACAGTGAAGTGTTGATTTACCCTCTTTCATTCAAAGAGGAATAGCCCCTCCATTCGTCTGTGTATATTGTAGCACCTCCTTCCACGTGACGCTCGTTCAGTGGGATCAGTGTTTCCTCGTCTCGATCTTTTGTCAACGGGGTACAATATTATCCTGTTGCTGGCCCTCTCCACCATCCCCAAATCCACACCTTTTGCCCTCTGAGGTCACCACGATGATACTTACACCTCCTCCCGAACATACTCTCGTCAATCTCGACGTGGCCATTAAGCTTTATTTCACCTCATTCGTAGCAGAGATCTTCAACATATTTCCTTGTTAATTCCCGGAGCAAATTCGCCCAATCCATGCACAGCCGTTTGCTTGTAATTCATCCCAGCTTCGATGAAGCAGCGATGTAGGGAGGATCCAAGTATCCATTCTCGGTTAAAGACCAACAAATCCCGAACATCAATTTGCGAACATTTGTAGTTTGGTATTTATTCAATAAGAAAACTGGCAAAACAGTCCAAAGACTGAAAAATCCAGTGCACAGTATAAACAAAGGCAAAGTACAATATTATACAGATGAAATATAAGCAAAAAAATTACAACCAATCGATAATCATATTACACAATCATAAAAGATAtaccaaggaaaaaaaaacactttaaaaaGTAACATGTTGATCAATGAAGCATGTACAAATCGAATGATGGAAAATCAAATAGCTTTTGTCATGCTTCCAGGTAATGCTCCCCTGGCATCTCCACTCCTTTCCTCCCATCTTGGCTCTGTTGGCAACAAGTTTGCACAGTCTCTTACAAAGCTCACAACGCATCAACGAAGCCATCAAATTATGCCGTCTTAGCCACTCATATTGTCATCCAGCATCAAAAACCAGAAGAAGGATTTCTCAATGGGAGAAATCTCCCATTGTTATATAATTTCCTTCAATTGTTCAGTTCagttaaatttatttattttctcagcataaaaaaaatgatagatatACAATATGTACAGGAATGACAAATAATATCAGAGAAAATTGGAAACTACAGAAAAGTTAATAAAAACTTGTGGGTAGTAGTTCCCAATACATTGAATGACAATaacattgaatgaaaaaatgcaCACACAGCATCAACAAACACCAGCAAACACACAGGGAGGGTGGGGCGGTAAATGTATGAGATTTCAGCAAGGAGAaaggaaacaaattattttgcatattcatttatatacattCTTTATAACTTATATGTAAATGACGTAATTGTTGTTGAGTACTTAATTCCATCGGGGAGATGATTCGAAATGCGTGGGCCATAATGCCTTAATGAATTTAGGAGAATTTGTGTTTTAACCTTGGGATAATGAAATTTATTACTTGAGCGAGTATTGTCACAATGAAcggaaatatttattaaaaacatacGGGATATATTAAAAGGAATTATGGTATGAATAGTATGAAACATCACAGATGCtatctgaaatttatgaatatcgTATATAATACCGGTATATTAAGGGTAttgagattaaaaaaacaaaggtcACGAAGGAGCTCTAAAAAGGGAGTTGGTACATATTTAAAACTTTCTTTTGCAATTTATGAAGGGGTTCCAATTTTGTTATTCCAGcattcaccaaaataatattacaatattgaagaattggggatttgtgaggtgtcaattttttttttactcacacagtAGTTCCAATGATTAGAATTTTACACTCTCAATGCTTGTATGTTATACTTAATTCATCTCTCCTATCACAGTGACGTTGATCCATGTttctgatggggggggggggggggggttagaagtgaaaaaaagtaattttttttttacttgctcaGCGTGCCAAATTATAATAGAGAATTCTGCATGCAGAGGGCATcaacaaattacaattttgtatgtttaataatttttatttcaaattgattgTTTTTAAAAGTGTGAGCTTTCCaatgctttttaaaacattGCATATTATAAATTTTCAAGTTGTCAGAATTATTGGGGGcaaattaatacatgtatgttacattCTAGTCATAAAACTTTTGATCTGTTTCATTTTAAGATTAAAATTAGATACtctattttgttatcttttttttaataagattcAGCTGAGTGGACCTGAGGTCATAAATTCTACCCCAGATCTGTAGACTGCAAGCTAGGagaaatttttcatatattattattcagAGGTATGTTACATGTATCAGCTCTTATGTATTCTAATAAAGCAGACATATATTCTGTTTGTATGCAAGTGAGTCTGCCTAGTGGAATCTCACTGGACCACAGAAATCTTATGCAACTTAATCAAATGGAAGAGGTCAAGAGGTATAACAGATTTATGCTTTGCACAAAtgggtttgaaaaaaaattgcttggaTTTTTAATAAGAAGTTTAAACTGTTGTTTGCTGTCTAGAAttccttttgttttgttttctgctGATCTGTCTCTATCTACTCTTCTTTCGCACCTTATCACATCCTTCTTTTCTTTATACCTGTCCTTCTTGTATTCCTCCACAGTAtttccattctctctctctttgtgtgtctctctctccctctatcaaTCCTGTACAGCCGTCTTGAAAATGTCGCCCATTCTACAAAAagtaaataacaaaataaattgatatgaCTTTGAAAGCGGATATCCTGTAAAATGCATGATGAGGTTCTGATAACGCTTTTCAAccctaaataaaaaaaggaaaagttcacCTTGATAATAAGGTGGTTtttataaaagcagaaaaaaaggagaaaaaaatattggtgaaggtttgttgaaaatccatcaaagaatgagaaagttatgaatttttaattcGTGACATCACATGTGAGCAGCTTCCCCATATTATCGTTGAACcttcaccattatttttctctaatttttctgcttttattaaaaccaacttattATAATTAATGGATTTATGTGTTTCTATTGCACCATACAAATTACTGTCAGTTTCCATggttcaaatttaatttttcgaTTGAAACCAACATGCACCAAAAGCTCAATTTGTATATTACAGTGGAATTTTGATTTCGATTTTGTTCACATGCTGCTACCAATGAAATTAAGGAATACAAAGATTATTAAACTGTTAGAAGTGTGTATGGTgcataaaaaattaattacCAGATTCACCTCTATATATTTGTTATTTGCTGTAATAtttctctttcctctttttaaGATTCTGAGGATTGGACTAGTGTAGTTTTGAAATTAAGGAATACAAAGATTATTAAACTTTTAGAAGTGTGTATGgtgcataaaaaataaattaccaGATTCACCTCTATATTTGTTATTTGCTGTTATAtttctctttcctctttttaaGATTCTGAGGATTGGACTAGTGTAGTTTTGACTAAGTTGTGCCTGAAGACCAAATCCTCTAAGGAGAAATCAGAATCCTTTACAAGTGTGTATTGCTCAGTTTAAagtgtttacatgtatatgacagtTTGACTGAGAAGGTGTGCAATATAACATCTGTTAAACAACAGCTGACATTTAATTCCATGTTGGGGGCAGGGTCACTCAATTAAATGTACATGACACTGTCATTCCCAAAGCATTGTGACTGCAGAAATAACATGTGTATGATCTCagtggagcatttcatgaaaaaatatataattacaaATGTTTGTGTCATTGTAGGTTTTAtgggcatttaaaaaaaagaaaaaggaaaaaagtgcaCACTCCGTTACCAAGAATGCATAAAGCATTTCcaattatttgaatgtaggataaaagagcattagGGAACTGCTGATTAAATGCCTTAAAGGACATAGGTGCTTTGGCCTGGGATAGAACAGACCTGTGCCTTAGATTACTCGGCCACGACACCTTCACAGGTGCATTCTTACTACTCTGCCCACCAGAAGAAATGTTATGTGAGTTGTAGAGAATTTATCTGCAGATAAAAATATCTGATGCTATCTCATTATATCCTGTCAGATAGGTCTGTTGGCATTATATTCTAACATCTCAAAATGCATGGAATATTCACACCAAAGCatgaaaaataagcagcaaaaTGTTACCGCATTTATCAGAAGCAAAATTTTCACTAACCCCcttactataggtggggctaaatgatAGTTTGGTACCACCTTGAGTCCAGGGTTAAGCTTTATAGActcctctttctttttgttttctttttcgtcTATATCGGTATAAACCCCATCTAAAGTACAGAATTATTTGTCCTTTCAAAATAGCATGGTTAGACTAGGTATTTTGGTATTAAGCTTGAAAGTCCAGGTTTAAGAGTCATCATGAGAAAAGAAATGAGGCCAATCCGAAGACTGTTTCATGTATGCCTTATACCTCgttcacatttgctctacggcggctgtacggcgagttgcaaacagccattttaatattttttataccagctacatataggtggtttgaataaaaatgaacaaaacggctgttttttacTCGCCGTATAGCCGCCGTAGagtaaatgtgaccgaggtCTAAGGGGAAACTAGCCAGCGCTGTTGTCCAATCCAGGATTAGCGCTCATGAATAGCTACCACGAGTTCAGAATGACTGAATTTTGTATGAGAAAAATGAGCGGGATTAATTTGGCCCGTGCAAATAGGAAAATCATAGTACAAGGTTCAGAAAATGTCTTGACAAAAGGTTCTTAGAGAGTTTCTGTTGTGAATAtgttttatcttattttattagAATGGTTTCCTTTGTGATATTTAGATATCtgtgatatatatttcaatgtaATATCTAATTCCTTAATACATACCTTACTTGTAGTGATAGATAGCTTACAAAGAGCTATAACAGATGTGAAACATATGTACTTACAATACCATACTCTGTTTGAGTATGTCACATTTTCAGGACTTTGTTTTGTTAGTTAATACCATAGAAGGCCTAGGAACATGAAATTGACCAAGAATTTTATATGAATCATCTTTAAAAGGAGAGGTATATaattaatacatgtagataccttCAGAAAAATAAGCATTTGAAGGTATAGATATTGGGAATAtgaattttctaagattatgaAGGAATATTCCTCCAAGAGcataaaatgtaatttaatgatatcctatttatgtttttttatctttctttataGGTTCGGATATGAGTGGACCATTGGATTTCTTCTGTCAATTAAAAGTTCTCCCTGAATTCCAATCCCATGTTGTTGGAATGTTTATGTCGCAAGACCTGTGAGGTTATTGGTGAACTGCTTAAGATTTATAGAAGAAAAATCTGGATTTATGTAAGGTAATTGCAGActtttaaattatgaaaattcttCTCATTCATCCAAGTTATATTAAATGTGAAAACTTTTAATGGAAAACCTTGAAACGATAGTTCACTGTTTCAATTCATTTAAGTTAATACATAATGTAAGGTTGTGTTGTGTCTTTGAATAGAATCAAACACAAATGTGTTTCAAATGagtattgtatgatttttaagtattgatgaaaaaaagtcaccagaataaaaataatgccaggTCGAGAAAACTCTAATTATCTGAAATGGAAGCCAGAACAAATGGAAGCAGCATATTATGATGTAGTAAAGGGGAACATACCTATTGCAACGGCAGCCCGAGATCATGGTGTCCCCAGGAGATCATTGGGCGATCGGGTTCATGGCAGGGTCCCTCTTCATGCTAAAATGGGAGCAGCACTTAAACTCTCAAAAGAGTTAGAGAGAGATTTAGTTGCTATTATAAGACATATGGCAGTAGATGCTATTCCATTGACAATCACCCAGGTTATAAGGTTTGCAGGTATTCTGGACAGAAAGTGTGGAGAGGGGAAGTTCGGTACGAAAGGACCTAGCTACAATTGGTGGTTGCGTTTTCGTCAGATGTACGCTAATGAAATTGTTCGATTAAAATGTACAGACAAGCTGGACTGATGCCTCATCAAGTCTTCCCCAGCAGAGAATAACGGGGAGTACTTCCAACTTCTGCGTCGTGTCTATGAACGTAATGATCTTCAAACAAAACCAGAACGGATCTTCATTGTGGATGAAGTAATTGTTGATCTACAGAAGTCCACACAGTTGGTAGTTGTCCCTAAGCGTCAGATGCAGTCCACCTGTTTGAATGGAAAACATTATGTTTCTCTTCTATTTACTGCTGCTGCCTCTGGAACAGCAATGCCTCCTGCTATCATCTTTAATGAGTCTTTCCCTAGCGGCGTTTTCACCAGAGGGGGACCTGATGGGTGCCTCTATGGGATGTGTGACAGTAATTTTATTGACAGTGATGTTATTCTTGAATGGTTCAAGAAAATCTTTCTCAGGTACTGCCCACAGGACCGCACAAAGGCAAACCCTGTCCTCTTAATGTTGGATGGACATGACTCTCATGGAGATCCTCAGCTCCTTCTGAGAGCCATAGAGGAGCATGTGATTGTACTGGAACGTGGAGCACCCAACACCCAAATGTGCCAGCCACTTGACGTAGCTGTCTACAAGTCTTTCAAGTCCCAAATTGAACAAATGGTACAGAAGGAACATGCACTTGGTTGCTCCCGGGAtgtcaaaagaaaaaagatcccACAGTTGTTAAAGGAGCCCATCAAAAGTGCAATGACAGTGCAGAACATTACGTCTGGGTTCAAGGAGACAGGAGTCTACCCACTTGATCCCAATACTGTTGACAAAAAGCAGCTGATCCGGTCTAGGAGAATTCCATCGGTTGACCTTGCCCTTCCTCCTGAGTTTCGATCTAAGGATGCAGCTGTTCAAGTAGATTTATCAGCTGTCAGTCCTAGAAAAGAAATCCCCAAAGTCAGCAAGGATCCATCATTGGATCTGGAGGGACCAACAGAAGCCAAAGAAgagaaagatacatgtaaagCAAGAGGGCCAAATGTAAAAGTAGATTATTACAAACACCAGACGACAAGACATCAGAGagaagggaaggaaaaaaatgagaaaatacgAGAGGAAATGAGAGCAGACAAGCGAAAAAGACAAGTTATGTCGCACACAAGAACAGAGAGATCtcaaagagagaaagaagaaagtatGCCTGTTGCAAAGAAAGTGAAAAGGGGAAATCTTGAAAATGGTAAGGGGTACATAAATGAATCAGGGAGGCTTTTTTCCTTTGTGAATGGCAGCATTTCCGAGGCAGATGTCCAAATTCTTGTCACCCAGCGAGAGGACAATGAGGATTCTTAAACAGAAGCAGATGAAATAGAATCAGAAGATACTGAAGGAGATGGAACCAAATCGGAAGATATTGAAGGAGATGAAATTTAATCAGAAGATATTGAAAAAGGTGATGAAACTGTATCAGACAATACTGAAGAAGGAGGTGAAATTGATTCAGAAGATAGCGAAGAAGATGAAAGAGAGTCTGAAGATAATGAAGGAGGAGCAGATGAAAGCGAATCAGAAGATACCGAAGAAGAATCTGAGGAAGAAACATGACGTATCATGTTGCTTTGCATGTGACTTGAATTCTAGTGATCTCCTCTTTCACAATCCCAAAATCAAAGATGAATGGTTTAGTCAATGGTTCCCTCCACAGCTCCACTCAATCATTTGGCCAATGAGTTGGTCATGACTTGCTAAACCTGTTCCGTTAGATATCACTTGTCAGAGGGGTAGCAACATTAGCACTGAGCTCCTAGATATTTGCCCTGAAGATGTATGATTATTAAAGGGTATGGAATAGACCTTAATCAAAAATCAAATGTGTATCTACTACATgccatatttctttctttttaatgagTGTCGGTAAATTTTCTGGTTTCCATCTGATTTGAATTCTTCATTCGAAGGTGGTATACAATAGCCACATTAAATTTCATAGTATAAGCTCAGTTCCTAAACAACTCATGCTTTTCCCAGAATTCCACTTTTTGCTTTTAATGAAGGATTGAATAAACACATGCTATTGGTTAGCTAAAATTCGCtttcatattacaaaaaaagaaaaagaaagatgtaGATTGCCTATTTCAAAATATTCCTAGAATGTATTTCTTCTTTAGGATTGATTTCATTGGAGGTTTAAGTAATTGAGTCAATTGTTGCTGTAATACATCTTTGACTTCAACCAAAATGATGAAACTAGCAAAAGAAAACAGTGAGAGAATACAAATTAAGGCTAACTTGTTTAGAGCATTCACTTATTCATGATTATGGATGTGTGGAATAATGTGTGTGATACGATTGGtagtaaaatgttttataacaaATGTCATACAGGTTTATCATGCAGTAACAGTATTTTGCTTGTGTTGTATACTTCTTTATGCTGAGATGCCATCcatctt from Lytechinus pictus isolate F3 Inbred chromosome 2, Lp3.0, whole genome shotgun sequence carries:
- the LOC129254752 gene encoding uncharacterized protein LOC129254752; this encodes MQSTCLNGKHYVSLLFTAAASGTAMPPAIIFNESFPSGVFTRGGPDGCLYGMCDSNFIDSDVILEWFKKIFLRYCPQDRTKANPVLLMLDGHDSHGDPQLLLRAIEEHVIVLERGAPNTQMCQPLDVAVYKSFKSQIEQMVQKEHALGCSRDVKRKKIPQLLKEPIKSAMTVQNITSGFKETGVYPLDPNTVDKKQLIRSRRIPSVDLALPPEFRSKDAAVQVDLSAVSPRKEIPKVSKDPSLDLEGPTEAKEEKDTCKARGPNVKVDYYKHQTTRHQREGKEKNEKIREEMRADKRKRQVMSHTRTERSQREKEESMPVAKKVKRGNLENGKGYINESGRLFSFVNGSISEADVQILVTQREDNEDS